The following coding sequences lie in one Rutidosis leptorrhynchoides isolate AG116_Rl617_1_P2 chromosome 6, CSIRO_AGI_Rlap_v1, whole genome shotgun sequence genomic window:
- the LOC139853772 gene encoding uncharacterized protein, producing the protein MAKSEHSLIKKSSSAEKHVPANKKAPAKTTGKRKHQSVTNAVDNPKQKHKVKDVPSDDEVESKLPALRLRTTPTQFAKVMCSLTPEQKVCVTRLGFRSLIGFNIDQLPGNLVYYVVDNFDGDEMIIKTQKGNIKVDSQAVHDVFGLEDVGTDIDTLELKLGSLFVQNWLNQFPPPPFVTRSSSLCSKILTSTEVDSIFQMNFIMLFASTMVSCERNGKVSSYVLMRLSDDVDISSINWSMFLLSSLKYSKNGWNRNDPNCFYTGAATFLTLLYLDRTKFDSFPVVRGRPVFKNWKGAIAVRAKKEAELGSFGLLELADEYDEEAENGEGFLKLEDEDKADLRAIEGYCEVIEEKFKLVNELKHFLSRTIRESLSKYPDEKILISYEKKLNEVFKMDVCDVKTDDEMEDESEGKDDDDVNNDESEGKDDDDEKKAESEGTDDDDDDDDDHDDDEKNADSEKKDDECVDVNKVESEKKIDDGQSKADDDVNDEQEVNLDSDDPIVPVVTEVVGPKVAEKDVDKDQNEEEYTSLTQWFNNNVNEEDKYENKEYDEAVKLLDKGKLASSPEVGKTLPKQTAVQSKKFCKKAIKKDRTIVLRSAYINKLTVVSDILTNSELILAMELFSMKLSPSETVFESRKGSMIHRLSLESLCPDVYVEASVIDLWSFILNEEQKYRGQSSPSRFFFPSSIIYSYLYDNKNMKKEDKLMIIKESANAWFRFFPKLASL; encoded by the exons ATGGCTAAATCGGAGCATTCTCTAATCAAAAAATCGTCGTCGGCTGAAAAGCATGTTCCGGCTAATAAAAAAGCTCCGGCCAAAACTACTG GTAAAAGAAAACACCAGTCTGTTACCAATGCCGTTGATAATCCCAAACAGAAACACAAAGTTAAGGATGTTCCTTCTGATGATGAAGTTGAGTCTAAGCTACCTGCTCTTAGGCTAAGGACAACACCGACGCAGTTTGCAAAGGTGATGTGTTCGTTGACCCCCGAACAAAAAGTTTGTGTCACGAGACTTGGGTTTCGTTCTTTAATTGGGTTTAATATAGACCAATTGCCGGGTAATCTTGTTTACTATGTTGTTGACAATTTCGATGGTGATGAGATGATAATAAAGACTCAAAAAGGAAACATTAAGGTTGATTCCCAAGCTGTCCACGATGTGTTTGGACTCGAAGATGTTGGTACTGATATAGACACCTTGGAACTCAAGCTTGGTAGTCTTTTTGTTCAAAATTGGTTGAATCAGTTTCCACCACCCCCGTTTGTCACCCGTTCATCTTCACTGTGTTCTAAGATCCTGACCTCAACGGAAGTTGATAGTATCTTTCAGATGAACTTTATCATGTTGTTTGCAAGCACGATGGTGTCATGTGAAAGAAATGGGAAAGTGAGTTCGTATGTGTTGATGAGGTTGTCTGACGATGTTGATATTTCAAGTATCAACTGGTCCATGTTTCTTCTTTCTTCATTGAAATATAGCAAAAATGGATGGAACAGaaatgatcccaactgtttctacaCCGGTGCTGCTACTTTTCTCACC CTGCTCTATCTCGACCGTACAAAGTTTGATTCTTTTCCTGTTGTTCGTGGGCGTCCAGTTTTCAAGAACTGGAAAGGAGCCATTGCGGTTCGTGCAAAGAAAGAGGCTGAGCTCGGATCATTTGGGCTGTTGGAACTTGCAGATGAATATGACGAAGAAGCAGAAAATGGGGAGGGTTTTCTCAAACTTGAAGATGAGGATAAGGCTGATCTGCGTGCGATtgag GGTTATTGTGAAGTTATCGAGGAGAAGTTTAAATTGGTCAATGAGTTGAAGCATTTTTTATCACGGACAATACGTGAAAGTTTGTCCAAGTACCCAGATGAGAAGATATTGATATCTTATGAAAAGAAGTTGAACGAAGTCTTTAAAATGGATGTGTGTGATGTGAAGACTGACGATGAGATGGAGGATGAGTCAGAGGGAAAAGACGATGATGATGTCAACAATGATGAGTCAGAGGGAAAAGACGATGATGATGAGAAGAAGGCCGAGTCAGAGGGAactgacgatgatgatgacgatgatgatgaccaCGATGATGATGAGAAGAATGCTGAttcggagaaaaaagatgatgaatgtGTTGATGTAAACAAGGTTGAGTCTGAGAAAAAGATTGATGATGGGCAATCCAAGGCTGATGATGATGTGAATGATGAGCAAGAAGTTAATCTTGATTCCGATGATCCAATTGTTCCAGTTGTGACAGAAGTTGTAGGTCCAAAGGTTGCTGAGAAAGATGTTgacaaagatcaaaatgaagaagaGTACACATCTTTgacacaatggtttaacaacaacgTTAATGAG GAGGATAAATATGAGAACAAGGAGTATGATGAAGCTGTGAAATTGTTAGACAAGGGCAAGTTGGCAAGCAGCCCTGAAGTTGGAAAAACGTTACCGAAACAAACGGCTGTCCAGTCAAAGAAATTTTGTAAAAAAGCTATAAAGAAAGATCGGACAATCGTTCTTAGATCTGCTTATATCAACAAGCTGACTGTTGTGTCTGACATTCTGACAAACTCTGAGCTTATTTTGGCTATGGAATTATTTTCGATGAAGCTTAGCCCTTC TGAGACTGTTTTTGAATCAAGAAAAGGCAGCATGATACACCGTCTTAGTTTGGAATCACTTTGCCCCGATGTTTATGTTGAGGCTAGTGTAATTGATTTATGGAGCTTTATACTGAACGAAGAGCAAAAGTACAGAGGACAATCTAGCCCGTCTAGGTTTTTTTTCCCTTCTTCAATCATT TATTCTTACTTGTATGACAACAAGAACATGAAAAAGGAAGATAAGCTGATGATAATCAAAGAAAGTGCTAATGCTTGGTTTCGATTTTTTCCAAAGCTTGCGTCACTCTGA